From the Salarias fasciatus chromosome 5, fSalaFa1.1, whole genome shotgun sequence genome, the window atttttaatcaacGTATCAAGTATTTCAATTAGATTCTTAATTAGAGATTTGCACATGCAGATCAGGGCAGTGAAATGGTTTCATGTCTTACTCAGAAGCAGATCTGATTCAGTTTTAAGATTCATCACAAATGACCTGAAGAATTGCTGTACGATGCAGTGAGTattcagagaaacagacaaGATAAATAACGTAACATAAAAATTAATGTTTCTATTTCTATGGTGATAAGTCAAGATCCTATTCAGAAAAATTATTTTACCTATTTTCAGGCCCTTGGACTAATTGAAGAGGATGAATCAAATGGTCTCTCAGTAATTTGGTTCTTGAGCTGTAATGATGCAGTCTAATGAGATGATTTACTGCCTCACTTTCACCTCTCATGTGCTTATCTTTTTATATGCTCTATTCCTCAGAGGGAGACTTTTTCCCATGCCCtacaaccatttttttttcttttttttttttttatgcagacCAAAAGGGGTCAGTAGGTTTTTTGGATCAGTGTCATGCTGTAAGAGGATTTTCTGAGTATGTTCATAGTTGAGTGCTTGTTGTGGCCATATTTGGAGATGAGAGAGGCTGAGCTTTCCCTTTGGGCTGCACATGCTGAAATTAAAACCCATTGTGgcacaataaaaatgaaaggacATTGTGCATTAGCCTCGAATCCCATTTGAACTCATTAACCCCTCCTATGTCACCCTAATCCACAAACACTGATGGACCCCTTTGATGAAGCCTGTCACAGTGAATTATAAACACCGGTTTTGCATTTTCGTCATTAATGACGGATTTACAAAGGCTGACACTCCAGACTCCTCTTTGGGGCGATCCGATCAACACGTGGCGGCAAAGTGTTTTCGCTTTCCGAGTGGAAATGAGGTGACTGATCCCGGATCCTCTCTGTTTATGTTCGCAAAAAGGGAGAGAATAATCTTCAGACGCACACAAAAGACGAGCTGGGCAGATAATAAACTCCACTCAGCGCTGCCGAGGAGCGCGCACATTGATTTCCAAGCTGGCGCGCGcttgttttcagcaccatggagagcaaCACCCCCACAACAAGAGAGAAGACGCGCAGGAGAAGGAAAAGCTCGTTaattcattgctttttttttttttttttgctcatcgCTTGTGGACAGAGGATGTGTTGACATCCACAGCGAAGCGCTTTGTTGTAAAAATCCAGATTACATCAGTTCATTTTCAGCGGGAACAGCGATGCGATGACTAATGTTGTTACTTTGTCTTTGTCAGAGCAGTTAGACGCAAACAttcaaaatcaaaacaagagaaagggggggaaaaaagaaaccttgaagtggtgtttttctttttcatactGAGTGTATTATTCATGGTATTGCCAAATCATAAATCCCGACAAAAGCTTGCCTGCACATGATTTGATAACTAGGCGCACGAAGCAACAATCTAACTTGGATCAAACAGGTGTGGATGAGATTCcatcaagtgtttttgtttcggTGCACAAGGGTGCTCCACGTTAAGTGTCAAGTTAATTTCCGATTGGGCGGGTGGTGGACGTATGTCAGACATATGCGCGCCGTGGGCGGGTGTCGAcgtgtttgtaaaaaaaaaaaaaaaaaaaaaaaaaaaggcagagggAAGAGCAGCGCTTTGGCGTGTGGATACGCAGAGATAGGTGATGGTTAGAGGAGATGTGAGTGGCGTCGGCCTCAGCTCTCCAAAGCTGTAGGCTTTGGCTGGGAGTGGCGTGGCGCACTCTGCCCCAGCAGACCGAAAACCACCTGTATGGATGAGCAGACCTCCGGCGGGATCAAGTCGCCCTCGTCTGCCAGGCACCGCGGAAACAACGTGACAGTCAGTCTGGGTTATGCCGGGGTGGAGAGGGGCAGCATGACGGTGGAAAACATGCTGGAGGACTCCGCCGTGCTGTCGGCGCCTCACCTGTCCGTGGAGCGGTACGAGCGCAGCCGGCAGGGCTGCTGCGAGCGGGTGGTCATCAACATTTCGGGGCTCCGCTTCGAGACgcaactgaaaactttcaaccAGTTCCCCGACACGCTGCTGGGAGACCCGAGGAAGAGGATGCGCTACTTTGACCCACTGAGGAATGAGTACTTCTTCGACAGGAACAGACCCAGCTTTGATGCCATCCTGTACTACTACCAGTCAGGTGGGCGCATAAGGAGACCCGTGAATGTCCCCATTGATATCTTCTCGGAGGAGATCAGGTTTTACCAACTCGGAGAGGAGGCCATGGAGAAATTCCGAGAGGATGAAGGTTTTATAAAGGAAGAGGAGCGAGTACTCCCCAAAAACGATTTCCAAAAGCAGGTTTGGCTTTTGTTTGAGTATCCTGAGAGCTCGGGGCCAGCGCGAGGAATAGCTATCGTTTCAGTGCTTGTTATTTTGATTTCTATAGTTATTTTCTGCATGGAGACTCTACCGGAATTTCGGGATGAGAAAGACCAAGCCACGGTGGCGCCAGCAGTTAATGGCACTGCGCCCTCCGTGCCAAGCCCGTTCACTGACCCCTTCTTTGTTATCGAGACGCTGTGTATTATATGGTTCTCGTTCGAGCTGCTGGTCAGGTTCTTTGCCTGCCCCAGCAAAACTACCTTCTCCAAAAACATCATGAATATCATTGACATCGTGGCCATCATCCCTTACTTTATCACTCTGGGGACGGAGCTGGCGGAGAGGCAGACCAACGGCGGCCAGCAGGCGATGTCCCTGGCCATCCTGAGAGTGATCAGACTGGTGAGAGTCTTTCGTATTTTTAAGCTCTCACGACACTCGAAGGGACTTCAGATTCTGGGACAGACCCTCAAGGCGAGCATGCGGGAGCTGGGCTTGCTcatctttttcctcttcatcgGAGTCATCCTCTTCTCCAGCGCGGTTTACTTCGCGGAAGCGGACGACCCCTCGTCCAGCTTCACCAGCATCCCCGACGCGTTCTGGTGGGCGGTCGT encodes:
- the LOC115387868 gene encoding potassium voltage-gated channel subfamily A member 3-like; amino-acid sequence: MDEQTSGGIKSPSSARHRGNNVTVSLGYAGVERGSMTVENMLEDSAVLSAPHLSVERYERSRQGCCERVVINISGLRFETQLKTFNQFPDTLLGDPRKRMRYFDPLRNEYFFDRNRPSFDAILYYYQSGGRIRRPVNVPIDIFSEEIRFYQLGEEAMEKFREDEGFIKEEERVLPKNDFQKQVWLLFEYPESSGPARGIAIVSVLVILISIVIFCMETLPEFRDEKDQATVAPAVNGTAPSVPSPFTDPFFVIETLCIIWFSFELLVRFFACPSKTTFSKNIMNIIDIVAIIPYFITLGTELAERQTNGGQQAMSLAILRVIRLVRVFRIFKLSRHSKGLQILGQTLKASMRELGLLIFFLFIGVILFSSAVYFAEADDPSSSFTSIPDAFWWAVVTMTTVGYGDMHPVTIGGKIVGSLCAIAGVLTIALPVPVIVSNFNYFYHRETDGEEHPHYLNAGSCEHLPAEELRRSCSSSSLSKSEYMVIEEGIHSAFKQPNFTTENNQNCVNIKKIFTDV